A single window of Archangium gephyra DNA harbors:
- a CDS encoding sodium-translocating pyrophosphatase, whose translation MNPTSRMDALRASVTGTAVRVLGLLAVLASGTARASEADLVLPDFTQVSFVGGLNGRALLMAGIAVSIFGLGFGFMQYTALRNLPVHKSMLEISELIYETCKTYLITQGKFILILEVLIGAVMVVYFGFLRHMEFIKVVAILVFSLIGIAGSYGVAWFGIRVNTFANSRTAFASLRGKPYPTYAIPLQAGMSIGMVLISTELLLMLIILLFVPADFAGPCFIGFAIGESLGASVLRIAGGIFTKIADIGSDLMKIVFKIKEDDARNPGVIADCTGDNAGDSVGPSADGFETYGVTGVALITFILLAVPPQYQVQLLVWIFMMRIVMVLASLGSYGLNGIIQGGKYKNADHMNFEHPLTFLVWLTSIVSVALTFLVSYLLIPNLADDGSLWWKMSAIITCGTLAGAIIPEAIKVFTSTESRHVREVVTASREGGASLNVISGLVAGNFSAYWMGIIIAALMGGAYFFSLDIPNTLMIAPAVFAFGLVAFGFLGMGPVTIAVDSYGPVTDNAQSVYELSLIENVPNVKAEVQKDFGFTPDFEKGKEYLEENDGAGNTFKATAKPVLIGTAVVGATTMIFSIIVILVGITVGPDGFRSLNAANAANLSLLHAPFLLGLVTGGAVIYWFSGASMQAVSTGAYRAVEFIKANIKLEGVEKASVEDSKRVVEICTQYAQKGMLNIFLGVFFSTLAFAFLEPYFFVGYLISIAIFGLYQAVFMANAGGAWDNAKKLVETELKAKGTDLHAATVVGDTVGDPFKDTSSVALNPVIKFTTLFGLLAVELAVELAASGQRTLTTVLAGAFFVASMVFVYRSFYGMRIETPMAAIAEGKTGVKPA comes from the coding sequence ATGAACCCCACTTCACGGATGGACGCTCTCCGCGCGAGCGTCACCGGCACCGCTGTCAGGGTCCTCGGACTCCTGGCCGTGCTGGCCTCCGGCACCGCCCGCGCCAGCGAGGCGGACCTCGTCCTCCCGGACTTCACCCAGGTCTCCTTCGTTGGGGGCCTCAACGGCCGCGCCCTGCTGATGGCGGGCATCGCCGTCTCCATCTTCGGCCTCGGCTTCGGCTTCATGCAGTACACGGCCCTGCGCAACCTGCCGGTCCACAAGTCGATGCTCGAGATCTCCGAGCTCATCTACGAGACCTGCAAGACGTACCTCATCACCCAGGGCAAGTTCATCCTCATCCTCGAGGTGCTCATCGGCGCCGTGATGGTGGTGTACTTCGGCTTCCTGCGGCACATGGAGTTCATCAAGGTCGTCGCCATCCTGGTGTTCAGCCTCATCGGCATCGCCGGCAGCTACGGCGTGGCCTGGTTCGGCATCCGGGTGAACACCTTCGCCAACAGCCGCACCGCCTTCGCGTCGCTGCGTGGCAAGCCCTACCCCACCTACGCCATCCCCCTGCAGGCCGGTATGTCCATCGGCATGGTGCTCATCTCCACCGAGCTCCTGCTGATGCTCATCATCCTCCTGTTCGTCCCGGCTGACTTCGCCGGCCCCTGCTTCATCGGCTTCGCCATCGGTGAGTCGCTGGGCGCCTCGGTGCTCCGCATCGCCGGCGGTATCTTCACGAAGATCGCCGACATCGGCTCGGACCTGATGAAGATCGTCTTCAAGATCAAGGAAGACGACGCGCGCAACCCCGGCGTGATCGCCGACTGCACCGGTGACAACGCCGGTGACTCGGTGGGCCCCTCGGCCGACGGCTTCGAGACCTACGGCGTGACGGGCGTGGCGCTCATCACCTTCATCCTCCTGGCCGTTCCGCCCCAGTACCAGGTCCAGCTGCTCGTGTGGATCTTCATGATGCGCATCGTGATGGTGCTGGCCTCGCTCGGCTCCTACGGCCTCAACGGCATCATCCAGGGCGGCAAGTACAAGAACGCGGACCACATGAACTTCGAGCACCCGCTCACGTTCCTGGTGTGGCTGACGTCCATCGTGTCCGTGGCGCTGACGTTCCTGGTCTCCTACCTGCTCATCCCCAACCTGGCCGATGACGGCAGCCTGTGGTGGAAGATGTCGGCCATCATCACCTGCGGCACCCTGGCCGGCGCCATCATCCCCGAGGCCATCAAGGTCTTCACCTCCACCGAGAGCCGCCACGTGCGCGAGGTCGTCACGGCCTCCCGCGAGGGTGGTGCGTCGCTCAACGTCATCTCGGGCCTGGTGGCCGGTAACTTCTCGGCCTACTGGATGGGCATCATCATCGCGGCGCTGATGGGCGGGGCCTACTTCTTCAGCCTGGACATCCCCAACACGCTGATGATCGCCCCGGCGGTGTTCGCCTTCGGTCTGGTGGCCTTCGGCTTCCTGGGCATGGGCCCGGTCACCATCGCGGTGGACTCGTACGGTCCGGTGACGGACAACGCGCAGAGCGTGTACGAGCTGTCCCTCATCGAGAACGTCCCCAACGTGAAGGCGGAGGTCCAGAAGGACTTCGGCTTCACCCCGGACTTCGAGAAGGGCAAGGAGTACCTCGAGGAGAACGACGGCGCGGGCAACACCTTCAAGGCCACGGCCAAGCCGGTGCTCATCGGCACCGCCGTGGTGGGCGCCACCACGATGATCTTCTCCATCATCGTCATCCTGGTGGGCATCACCGTGGGCCCGGACGGCTTCCGCTCGCTCAACGCCGCCAACGCCGCCAACCTGTCGCTGCTGCACGCCCCGTTCCTGCTGGGCCTGGTGACGGGCGGCGCGGTCATCTACTGGTTCTCCGGCGCGTCGATGCAGGCCGTGTCCACCGGCGCCTACCGCGCGGTGGAGTTCATCAAGGCCAACATCAAGCTGGAGGGCGTGGAGAAGGCGAGCGTGGAGGACTCCAAGCGCGTGGTGGAGATCTGCACCCAGTACGCGCAGAAGGGCATGCTCAACATCTTCCTGGGTGTGTTCTTCAGCACCCTGGCCTTCGCGTTCCTCGAGCCGTACTTCTTCGTGGGCTACCTCATCTCCATCGCCATCTTCGGCCTCTACCAGGCCGTCTTCATGGCGAACGCCGGTGGCGCGTGGGACAACGCCAAGAAGCTGGTGGAGACGGAGCTGAAGGCCAAGGGCACGGACCTGCACGCGGCCACGGTCGTGGGCGACACGGTCGGCGACCCGTTCAAGGACACCTCGTCCGTGGCGCTCAACCCGGTCATCAAGTTCACCACCCTCTTCGGCCTGCTCGCCGTGGAGCTGGCGGTGGAGCTGGCCGCCTCCGGCCAGCGCACCCTCACCACGGTGCTCGCGGGCGCCTTCTTCGTCGCCTCGATGGTGTTCGTGTACCGCTCCTTCTACGGCATGCGCATCGAGACCCCGATGGCCGCCATCGCCGAGGGCAAGACGGGCGTGAAGCCCGCCTAG
- a CDS encoding short-chain fatty acid transporter, whose product METLVRIAEALGRFSARFVPSSFAIAVLLSLLTMGLAMGWADSPPGKVVDAWGGGFWELLTFSMQMALVMFTGYLLALTRPVRAVLEHLAGLARSPRGAVVLMASVSMGLAYINWGLSLVASAMLVRFVVRRQPEVDYRLLVACAYFGLGATWHAGLSASAPLLVATPGHFLEKQLGLIPIDRTLFSPFNLGLTVAVVGGLTLLAWALHPRPGAAVRVDPAILEQLKDFEPPVRPREKSLAVWMDFSPLLNVVFGALGLLWFGRHLWLHGGWKAINLNVVNFLFLTLAVLLHGTPARLLKASEEAASVLHGIVLQFPLYAGIYGIFKATGLTERIGHLFVSLSTTQTFPAIVYLYSGVVNYFVPSGGSKWAIEAPYLLEAARTLGVAPEKVVLAYAWGDMATDLIQPFWALPLLAVARLDFKDILGFLLVAFFVYLPLVTLAFFLW is encoded by the coding sequence GTGGAAACACTCGTTCGCATCGCGGAGGCCCTGGGGCGTTTCTCCGCGCGCTTCGTGCCCAGCTCGTTCGCCATCGCGGTGCTGCTGTCGCTGCTCACCATGGGGCTGGCGATGGGCTGGGCGGACTCGCCGCCGGGGAAGGTGGTGGACGCGTGGGGGGGTGGCTTCTGGGAGCTGCTCACCTTCTCCATGCAGATGGCGCTGGTGATGTTCACCGGGTACCTGCTGGCGCTCACGCGGCCGGTGAGGGCGGTGCTGGAGCACCTGGCGGGGCTGGCGCGCAGCCCCCGGGGCGCGGTGGTGCTCATGGCCTCGGTGTCCATGGGGCTGGCCTACATCAACTGGGGCCTGTCCCTGGTGGCGAGCGCCATGCTGGTGCGCTTCGTGGTGCGGCGGCAGCCGGAGGTGGACTACCGCCTGCTGGTGGCCTGCGCGTACTTCGGCCTGGGCGCCACCTGGCACGCGGGCCTGTCCGCCTCGGCCCCGCTGCTGGTGGCCACCCCCGGCCACTTCCTGGAGAAGCAGCTGGGCCTCATCCCCATCGACCGCACGCTCTTCTCCCCCTTCAACCTGGGGCTCACCGTGGCGGTGGTGGGCGGACTGACGCTGCTGGCCTGGGCGCTGCACCCGCGGCCCGGGGCGGCGGTGCGGGTGGACCCGGCCATCCTGGAGCAGCTGAAGGACTTCGAGCCGCCCGTGCGCCCGCGCGAGAAGAGCCTCGCGGTGTGGATGGACTTCTCGCCGCTGCTCAACGTCGTCTTCGGCGCGCTGGGCCTGCTCTGGTTCGGACGCCACCTGTGGCTCCACGGCGGCTGGAAGGCCATCAACCTCAACGTGGTGAACTTCCTCTTCCTCACGCTGGCGGTGCTGCTGCACGGCACGCCCGCGCGGCTGCTCAAGGCCAGCGAGGAGGCCGCCAGCGTGCTGCACGGCATCGTGCTCCAGTTCCCGCTCTACGCGGGCATCTACGGCATCTTCAAGGCCACCGGCCTCACCGAGCGCATCGGCCACCTCTTCGTCTCGCTCTCCACCACCCAGACGTTCCCCGCCATCGTCTACCTGTACAGCGGCGTGGTGAACTACTTCGTGCCCTCGGGCGGCTCCAAGTGGGCCATCGAGGCGCCCTACCTGCTGGAGGCGGCCCGGACGCTCGGGGTGGCGCCGGAGAAGGTGGTGCTCGCGTACGCCTGGGGAGACATGGCCACGGATCTCATCCAGCCCTTCTGGGCCCTGCCCCTGCTGGCCGTGGCGCGGCTCGACTTCAAGGACATCCTCGGCTTCCTGCTGGTGGCCTTCTTCGTGTACCTGCCGCTCGTCACCCTCGCCTTCTTCCTGTGGTAG
- a CDS encoding type II toxin-antitoxin system RelE family toxin — protein sequence MAIWPFMAYRVHIPVELWSTLKALPPALVERVHRRIDDIAQLAEVAPPLNPLWFKLGATDRPLLRCIVDGYALLYEVDESCRTVSVLDVELEDNELAPHSSDLLAANGRH from the coding sequence ATGGCCATCTGGCCCTTCATGGCCTACCGCGTCCATATCCCAGTGGAGCTGTGGAGCACCTTGAAAGCGCTTCCACCCGCACTCGTCGAGAGGGTTCACCGCCGCATCGACGACATCGCCCAGCTGGCCGAGGTGGCTCCTCCCCTCAACCCGCTCTGGTTCAAGCTCGGCGCCACCGACCGGCCCCTGCTGCGCTGCATCGTGGATGGCTACGCCCTCCTCTACGAGGTCGACGAGTCCTGCCGCACCGTCTCCGTGCTCGACGTCGAGCTGGAGGACAACGAGCTGGCTCCCCACTCCTCGGATCTCCTGGCCGCCAACGGCCGTCACTGA
- a CDS encoding protein kinase domain-containing protein: MRPPEARASAPMTLPPSGERAERLVGQRFGSFMSLRELGRGGMGTVLLAEHVLIPKRVAVKVLHRHLADEPELVSRFLAEARAMSLVQHENVVTVYDLDTREGRPYFVMEYLEGQSLAAFARGPLEPALAVELLAQVCDALGAAHARGIVHRDLKPANVFLVPGNHGRHRVKLLDFGIAKRLIRLEGETPTRTGVLMGTPEFMAPEQCGGQDVDARTDLYAVGVLGYLLLTGTTPFCGSNAAEILVAHLQQAPRPPHEVRPGIPPSLSAVLLRALAKRPEARYATAAELRSALEASITPARTPAPLPAAGFFARVPVHGSLGVREYPCERVGRTGLFVRTGEEPPPVLADVSLLLRLPGGELPCTGKVVGHVTAEQARAWNMVPGFGVELRDATAAFQQTFARLLAGEKPPSPRRPPRPRTTPVPSPCCASSASASPGTTTRCCACPGTPTPTWCAPAPATRATGSSPCSPFPCLPASGPSSSGRSARWPRRSSCSATWSGAWSTTRSCATWTAWCAAWPPASPSPPWRRAAGATSPATRRRRATRCCTSLPGMPSAPLAACPRPSPPTRPPSGWIRSTSRPSSAGTPSG; encoded by the coding sequence GTGCGGCCTCCCGAGGCCCGCGCCTCGGCGCCGATGACCCTGCCGCCCTCGGGCGAGCGGGCCGAGAGGCTCGTGGGCCAGCGCTTCGGCAGCTTCATGTCCCTGCGCGAGCTGGGCCGCGGCGGCATGGGCACGGTGCTGCTCGCCGAGCACGTCCTCATCCCCAAGCGCGTCGCGGTGAAGGTGCTCCACCGCCACCTCGCCGATGAGCCGGAGCTCGTCTCCCGCTTCCTCGCCGAGGCGCGGGCCATGAGCCTCGTGCAGCACGAGAATGTCGTCACCGTCTACGACCTCGACACGCGCGAGGGCCGCCCCTACTTCGTCATGGAGTACCTGGAGGGCCAGAGCCTCGCCGCCTTCGCGCGCGGGCCCCTCGAGCCGGCGCTGGCCGTGGAGCTGCTCGCCCAGGTGTGCGACGCGCTCGGGGCCGCCCATGCCCGCGGCATCGTCCACCGCGACCTCAAGCCCGCCAATGTCTTCCTCGTGCCGGGCAACCACGGACGCCACCGGGTGAAGCTGCTCGACTTCGGCATCGCCAAGCGGCTCATCCGGCTGGAGGGGGAGACGCCCACCCGCACCGGCGTGCTCATGGGCACGCCCGAGTTCATGGCCCCCGAGCAGTGTGGCGGCCAGGACGTGGACGCGCGCACGGACCTCTACGCGGTGGGGGTGCTCGGCTACCTGCTGCTCACCGGCACCACGCCCTTCTGCGGCAGCAACGCCGCCGAGATCCTCGTGGCCCACCTGCAGCAGGCTCCGCGCCCGCCGCACGAGGTGCGCCCGGGGATTCCGCCCTCGCTGTCCGCGGTGCTGTTGCGCGCGCTCGCCAAGCGGCCCGAGGCGCGCTACGCCACCGCCGCCGAGCTGCGCTCCGCCCTGGAGGCCTCCATCACCCCCGCGCGCACGCCCGCGCCGCTGCCCGCGGCCGGCTTCTTCGCGCGCGTGCCGGTGCATGGCTCGCTGGGCGTGCGCGAGTACCCCTGCGAGCGTGTGGGCCGCACCGGCCTCTTCGTGCGCACCGGCGAGGAGCCACCGCCTGTCCTCGCCGACGTGTCGCTGCTGCTGCGGCTGCCCGGGGGTGAGCTGCCCTGCACCGGCAAGGTGGTGGGCCACGTGACGGCCGAGCAGGCCCGGGCGTGGAACATGGTGCCGGGCTTCGGCGTGGAGCTGCGGGACGCCACCGCCGCCTTCCAGCAGACCTTCGCCCGGTTGCTCGCGGGGGAGAAGCCCCCGAGTCCACGCCGCCCGCCGCGCCCCAGGACGACGCCCGTGCCGAGCCCGTGCTGCGCGAGTTCCGCCAGCGCCTCGCCGGGGACCACTACACGGTGCTGCGCGTGCCCCGGGACGCCGACGCCGACATGGTGCGCTCCAGCGCCCGCGACGCGCGCAACCGGCTCGAGCCCCTGCTCGCCTTTCCCCTGTCTCCCGGCCAGCGGGCCCTCGTCCAGCGGGCGCTCGGCAAGGTGGCCGAGGCGCTCCTCGTGCTCGGCCACCTGGAGCGGCGCGTGGAGTACGACGCGGAGCTGCGCAACCTGGACGGCGTGGTGCGCTGCCTGGCCGCCGGCCTCACCGTCACCGCCCTGGAGGCGTGCCGCCGGCGCTACCTCGCCCGCCACCCGGAGACGGAGGGCCACTCGTTGCTGCACCTCGCTTCCGGGGATGCCTTCCGCTCCGCTGGCCGCCTGCCCGAGGCCCTCTCCGCCTACGAGGCCGCCCTCCGGGTGGATCCGCTCCACCTCGAGGCCCTCAAGCGCTGGCACGCCCTCCGGGTGA
- a CDS encoding ABC1 kinase family protein, whose product MASDPSESDDKLPLQGRFNRFRKLAGLSAQLSADVLKNGAKRLAGQEPEFLSKAAAEKLVSTLGELKGAAMKLGQAVSMDTELLSPEVRQVIARLQNEAPHMPYEVVARVLREELGDSPEALFREFEPKPLAAASLGQVHRAVLHDGREVAVKVQYPGIAETLTGDMDNLGLVVKTVSKASRLTDGTAYFQELREEMLLETDYLREAALCTGFARGAARLPDVKVPAVIPERTARRVLTLELLQGRTLKDWVVSGPSAEERFRVARQLILAIYGPFFLQGEMQADPHPGNFMVLEDGRLGVLDFGSIKRFTPRFVDANRRMFLHAVRLESMDVMGLSREVGFTSELPDAEAAPLIQEILHIAGRPMRTTPYDYATCQIPRDMKLHFARNAARFLKIRPPAEAVMFFRSTGGLAQNLKLIGAQGDFRGVFLEVASLL is encoded by the coding sequence ATGGCCTCCGACCCCTCCGAATCCGACGACAAGCTTCCCCTGCAGGGGCGGTTCAACCGCTTCCGCAAGCTGGCCGGACTCTCCGCGCAGCTCAGCGCGGACGTCCTCAAGAACGGGGCGAAGCGGCTCGCGGGCCAGGAGCCGGAGTTCCTGTCGAAGGCGGCCGCCGAGAAGCTCGTCTCCACCCTGGGAGAGCTCAAGGGCGCGGCCATGAAGCTGGGCCAGGCGGTGTCCATGGACACGGAGCTGCTCAGCCCCGAGGTGCGCCAGGTCATCGCCCGCCTGCAGAACGAGGCCCCCCACATGCCGTACGAGGTGGTGGCCCGTGTCCTCCGCGAGGAGCTCGGGGACTCCCCGGAGGCGCTCTTCCGCGAGTTCGAGCCGAAGCCGCTCGCCGCCGCCTCGCTGGGCCAGGTACACCGCGCCGTGCTGCACGATGGCCGCGAGGTGGCGGTGAAGGTGCAGTACCCCGGCATCGCCGAGACGCTCACCGGCGACATGGACAACCTGGGCCTGGTGGTGAAGACCGTCTCGAAGGCCTCGCGCCTCACCGACGGCACCGCCTACTTCCAGGAGCTGCGCGAGGAGATGTTGCTGGAGACGGACTACCTGCGCGAGGCCGCGCTGTGCACCGGCTTCGCCCGTGGCGCGGCGCGCCTGCCGGACGTGAAGGTGCCCGCGGTCATCCCCGAGCGCACCGCCCGGCGCGTGCTCACCCTGGAGCTGCTCCAGGGCCGCACCCTCAAGGACTGGGTGGTCTCCGGGCCCTCGGCCGAGGAGCGCTTCCGCGTGGCGCGCCAGCTCATCCTCGCCATCTACGGGCCCTTCTTCCTTCAAGGGGAGATGCAGGCGGATCCACACCCGGGCAACTTCATGGTGCTCGAGGACGGGCGGCTGGGGGTGCTCGACTTCGGCTCCATCAAGCGCTTCACCCCCCGCTTCGTGGACGCCAACCGGCGCATGTTCCTGCACGCCGTGCGGCTCGAGTCCATGGACGTGATGGGGCTGAGCCGCGAGGTGGGCTTCACCTCGGAGCTGCCGGACGCGGAGGCGGCGCCGCTCATCCAGGAGATCCTGCACATCGCCGGGCGGCCCATGCGCACCACGCCGTACGACTACGCCACGTGCCAGATTCCCCGCGACATGAAGCTGCACTTCGCGCGCAACGCCGCCCGCTTCCTGAAGATCCGTCCGCCCGCCGAGGCGGTGATGTTCTTCCGCTCCACCGGAGGACTGGCGCAGAACCTGAAGCTGATTGGGGCCCAGGGCGACTTCCGCGGCGTCTTCCTGGAGGTCGCCTCTCTTCTGTGA
- a CDS encoding response regulator has translation MSESENKIRVLVVDDDVDQLMLLERSLHAYGFEVRTHRSSLGVSNLVRHAMPDLVLLDVNIPALSGDKVLALARNQAPATTRFILYSASDESKLRSLALASGADGYISKSIQGEALARKLISIYKKSRLPAAGAR, from the coding sequence ATGTCCGAGAGCGAGAACAAGATTCGTGTCCTCGTGGTGGACGATGATGTGGATCAGCTGATGTTGCTGGAGCGGTCGTTGCATGCCTACGGCTTCGAGGTGCGGACCCACCGTTCCTCGCTGGGGGTGTCCAACCTGGTGCGCCACGCGATGCCGGACCTGGTGCTGTTGGACGTGAACATTCCGGCGCTCAGCGGGGACAAGGTGCTGGCGTTGGCGCGCAACCAGGCGCCGGCCACCACGCGCTTCATCCTGTACTCGGCGTCGGACGAGTCCAAGCTGCGCTCGCTGGCGCTGGCCTCGGGAGCCGACGGCTACATCTCCAAGAGCATCCAGGGCGAGGCGCTGGCCCGCAAGCTGATCAGCATCTACAAGAAGAGCCGGCTGCCGGCGGCGGGAGCCCGCTAG
- a CDS encoding PAS domain-containing protein yields MGALAELLATRREDILQRFEREVRAHFPVEGQPRSVIRDTLPQLLDELYGLLSAPSTGESPSAIRGQLLQTAREHRAQRHALGYDVTQIVREYSLVRDCILGLIEESGGVVVLSEQRILHRGLDLAMSDAVANSEHGRDEERQRGEEERTALLERERTARAEAERQRALLEGVIAQSGDAIIVADAQGVLRLFNSEAERQHGVPLKEIGPREWVETYGLSDEAGHPLALERVPLYRALQGEHVRDEPLWLHRPDGTRLPVSVTARPLRGPDGTAAGAVYSARDVALRRALAQEREEALALLDTLLATVPVGLSFLDKELRYVRINPTLAAINGVSVEQTLGRTAWEVIPHIAPHIAPTCRRVLETGEPELNLELSIPSPRRGGAPGHYLVSYAPVKDGEGRPIMVAAAVVDITELKRFEERLRQTAEFRERFLGIVSHDLRNPLSIITLSATLLLRQEALPERALRLAQRISLNAEQMARMIGDLLDLTRGRLGGGIPISPAPCDLGSLGRRVVSELEVAHPARELRLEARGDLQGEWDQDRLAQLLGNLLRNAVDYSPEGTPITLALRGEGEQVRLEVHNQGEPIAAEVLPGLFEPFRRGQTRGSGSTSGLGLGLYIVQQIAAAHGGGVEARSTREEGTVFTVRLPRLAPRRG; encoded by the coding sequence ATGGGTGCACTGGCCGAGCTCCTCGCCACCCGGCGGGAGGACATCCTCCAGCGATTCGAGCGCGAGGTGCGGGCCCATTTCCCCGTGGAGGGGCAGCCGCGCTCCGTCATCCGCGACACCCTCCCGCAGCTGCTCGATGAGCTGTATGGCCTGCTGAGCGCCCCCTCCACCGGAGAGTCCCCGTCCGCGATTCGCGGCCAGTTGCTCCAGACGGCACGGGAGCACCGGGCCCAGCGGCATGCGCTCGGCTACGACGTCACGCAGATCGTCCGCGAGTACAGCCTCGTGCGCGACTGCATCCTCGGACTGATAGAGGAGTCCGGCGGCGTGGTCGTCCTCTCCGAGCAGCGGATCCTCCACCGCGGCCTGGACCTCGCCATGAGCGATGCCGTCGCCAACTCCGAGCACGGCCGGGACGAGGAGCGCCAGCGGGGGGAGGAGGAGCGGACGGCACTGCTGGAGCGCGAGCGCACCGCCCGGGCCGAGGCCGAGCGCCAGCGGGCGCTGCTGGAAGGCGTCATCGCGCAGAGCGGCGATGCCATCATCGTGGCGGACGCCCAGGGCGTGCTGCGCCTCTTCAATTCGGAGGCCGAGCGCCAGCACGGCGTGCCCTTGAAGGAGATAGGCCCGAGGGAGTGGGTGGAGACGTACGGGCTGTCCGACGAGGCGGGCCACCCGCTGGCCCTGGAGCGGGTGCCGCTCTACCGCGCGCTCCAGGGCGAGCACGTGCGCGACGAGCCGCTGTGGCTGCACCGGCCGGATGGCACACGGCTGCCCGTCTCCGTCACGGCCCGGCCCCTGCGAGGGCCCGACGGCACTGCGGCGGGGGCGGTGTACTCCGCGCGGGACGTCGCGCTGCGCCGGGCCCTGGCACAGGAGCGGGAAGAGGCCCTGGCGTTGTTGGACACGCTGCTGGCCACGGTCCCGGTGGGCCTGTCCTTCCTGGACAAGGAGCTGCGCTACGTCCGCATCAACCCCACCCTGGCCGCCATCAACGGCGTCTCCGTGGAACAGACGCTCGGGCGCACCGCCTGGGAGGTCATCCCGCACATCGCCCCCCACATCGCCCCCACCTGCCGGCGCGTCCTGGAGACGGGCGAGCCGGAGCTCAACCTGGAGCTCTCCATTCCCAGCCCCCGCCGGGGAGGGGCGCCTGGCCACTACCTGGTGAGCTACGCGCCCGTGAAGGATGGCGAGGGCCGTCCCATCATGGTGGCCGCGGCGGTGGTGGACATCACCGAGCTCAAGCGCTTCGAGGAGCGGCTGCGCCAGACGGCCGAGTTCCGCGAGCGCTTCCTCGGCATCGTCAGCCATGATCTGCGCAACCCCCTGAGCATCATCACCCTGTCGGCCACGCTGCTGCTGCGCCAGGAGGCGCTGCCGGAGCGGGCCCTGCGGCTGGCCCAGCGCATCTCCCTCAACGCCGAGCAGATGGCGCGGATGATCGGCGACCTGTTGGATCTGACGCGCGGGCGGCTGGGCGGAGGCATCCCCATCTCCCCGGCCCCGTGCGACCTGGGCTCGCTGGGGCGGCGGGTGGTGAGCGAGCTGGAGGTGGCCCACCCGGCGCGCGAGCTGCGGCTGGAGGCCCGGGGCGATCTGCAGGGCGAGTGGGACCAGGACCGGCTGGCGCAGCTGCTCGGCAACCTGCTGCGCAACGCCGTGGACTACAGCCCCGAGGGCACGCCCATCACGCTGGCCCTGCGGGGGGAGGGCGAGCAGGTGCGGCTCGAGGTGCACAACCAGGGCGAGCCCATCGCCGCGGAGGTGCTGCCCGGCCTGTTCGAGCCCTTCCGCCGGGGACAGACGCGCGGCAGCGGCTCCACGTCCGGCCTGGGGCTGGGGCTCTACATCGTCCAGCAGATCGCCGCCGCGCACGGGGGCGGCGTCGAGGCGCGCTCGACGCGCGAGGAGGGCACGGTGTTCACCGTCCGACTGCCCCGGCTCGCCCCCCGGCGCGGCTGA
- a CDS encoding response regulator transcription factor, producing MSGPIRIGILEDQQIFRDSLVTLFQGSGMEVVVQGRETQGFLAQVLEAKPDVVLVDLRLESPDSQEVGDGLKVVEALREQQSQIRALVLSSHRELPVMERCFQAGAAGYLSKLTVNSAELITAVEQVARGEWVVPADFMSPVQAAARSERAATPLDRLTLREREVLGLVASGADNLQISARLGITERTVKAHVSNLYRKLGVQNRVEMAMMAYQSGLSTPADSQHP from the coding sequence ATGTCGGGACCAATTCGGATTGGCATTCTGGAGGACCAGCAGATCTTCCGCGACAGCCTCGTGACGCTCTTCCAGGGGTCCGGGATGGAGGTGGTGGTCCAGGGACGGGAGACCCAGGGCTTCCTGGCCCAGGTGCTGGAGGCGAAGCCGGACGTGGTCCTGGTGGACCTGCGGCTCGAGAGCCCGGACAGCCAGGAAGTAGGCGATGGGCTGAAGGTGGTGGAGGCGCTGCGGGAGCAGCAGTCGCAGATCCGCGCCCTGGTGCTGTCGTCCCACCGGGAGTTGCCGGTGATGGAGCGCTGCTTCCAGGCCGGAGCCGCCGGCTACCTGAGCAAGCTCACCGTGAACAGCGCCGAGCTGATCACCGCCGTGGAGCAGGTGGCCCGGGGCGAGTGGGTCGTTCCCGCGGACTTCATGAGCCCGGTGCAGGCCGCCGCGCGCTCCGAGCGTGCCGCCACCCCGTTGGATCGCCTCACCCTGCGCGAGCGCGAGGTGCTGGGCCTGGTGGCCTCCGGCGCGGACAACCTGCAGATCTCCGCCCGGCTGGGCATCACCGAGCGCACGGTGAAGGCCCATGTCTCCAACCTCTACCGCAAGCTCGGGGTCCAGAACCGCGTGGAGATGGCCATGATGGCCTACCAGTCCGGCCTCTCCACGCCGGCGGACTCGCAGCACCCGTAG
- a CDS encoding response regulator gives MADVAVTRVRVLVVDDDPDLLELVRRTLSPHFEVQTHHSALGVSNLVRNGEPDLVLLDVNFPALKGDQVVSLARRYAPRTTKFILYSASDEARLRSLARASGADGYLSKSVQGAELIQRLTAFRDKDQTVPA, from the coding sequence ATGGCTGATGTGGCTGTCACCAGGGTCCGCGTCCTCGTGGTGGACGATGATCCGGACCTGCTGGAGCTCGTCCGCCGCACCCTGTCGCCTCACTTCGAGGTGCAGACGCACCACTCCGCGCTGGGCGTGTCCAACCTCGTGCGCAACGGGGAGCCGGACCTGGTGCTGCTGGACGTGAACTTCCCCGCGCTCAAGGGCGACCAGGTGGTGAGCCTGGCCCGCCGCTATGCGCCCCGCACCACCAAGTTCATCCTCTACTCGGCGTCGGACGAGGCCCGGCTGCGCTCGCTCGCGCGGGCTTCCGGCGCGGATGGCTACCTCTCCAAGAGCGTCCAGGGCGCCGAGCTCATCCAGCGCCTCACCGCCTTCCGCGACAAGGACCAGACCGTCCCCGCGTGA